One genomic segment of Misgurnus anguillicaudatus chromosome 23, ASM2758022v2, whole genome shotgun sequence includes these proteins:
- the LOC129452617 gene encoding uncharacterized protein isoform X5, producing MVLGLHPGNSKLLSVTPLPVPVISKNSSLSSSSKCVLLCSSVNMRDLSLSWYKGNSLLSSISVSDLNISLSLHLVVEYQDTNTYRCVLNNTITNQTQHLNITDVCGFIPLASGKQPIYHWVIPVCVVALLAIIMAVYGVCYFKSGEAGQRDQPTQEELIHLNNGQRSVNVVDEPNNVTGQRSTQEADLQSSQISVDVVDEPTNGQMSNQEADSQSTPNPEKAGDQSTGGGIRVHKDSVKKINKTEGDSIMLKPDDAITEEDEIFWKFAKHKECHHTVQFEIIAEWMKTNGEKLISNRFKDRFQLDNRTGLLTITNLNTEDTGYYKVQISDKNTKIFHVVVHARVSIQRIHTTDDKTIWVTL from the exons ATGGTCTTGGGGTTACATCCAGGAAATTCCAAGTTACTGTCAGTGA ctcctctaccTGTTCCTGTCATCAGCAAAAACTCTTCATTATCATCAAgttcaaaatgtgtgttgttgtgttcaTCAGTGAATATGAGAGATTTGAGTCTCTCTTGGtacaaaggaaacagtttattgtccagcatcagtgtgtctgatctcaacatcagTCTCTCTCTACATCTGGTGGTGGAATATcaggatacaaacacatacagatgtgtactcaacaataccatcacaaaccaaactcaacatctcaacatcacTGATGTCTGTGGCTTCATTCCTTTAG CTTCTGGTAAACAGCCAATTTATCATTGGGTAATACCTGTTTGTGTTGTGGCCTTGCTGGCAATAATTATGGCTGTGTATGGTGTCTGCTATTTCAAGTCTGGTGAAGCAGGTCAAAGag accAACCCACTCAAGAAGAGCTAATCCATCTAAATAATG GTCAGAGATCAGTGAATGTAGTTGATGAGCCAAATAATG tgACAGGTCAAAGGTCAACCCAGGAGGCAGATTTACAAAGCA GCCAAATATCGGTGGATGTAGTTGATGAGCCAACTAATG GTCAAATGTCAAATCAGGAAGCAGACTCACAAAGCA CTCCGAACCCTGAGAAAGCTGGTGATCAGTCAACTGGTG GTGGGATTCGTGTGCATAAAGATTcagtaaagaaaataaataagacAGAGGGAGACTCTATCATGCTAAAGCCTGATGATGCTATAACTGAGGAGGATGAGATATTTTGGAAGTTTGCTAAACATAAAGAATGTCACCATACAGTTCAGTTTGAGATCATAGCTGAATGGATGAAAACGAATGGGGAGAAATTAATAAGTAATAGATTCAAAGACAGATTCCAGCTAGACAATCGGACTGGATTACTAACCATCACTAACCTCAACACTGAAGACACAGGATATTATAAAGTGCAGATCTccgacaaaaacacaaagatattcCATGTTGTTGTTCAT GCAAGAGTGTCAATCCAGAGGATACATACCACTGATGACAAAACAATATGGGTAACTTTATAA
- the LOC129452617 gene encoding uncharacterized protein isoform X3 → MTRRPYQHGDTNFNLYTWIFFQRYISMKNSFFYVLLLLFKKGVFDEEIQEQRNVDVTLSVMEGVTVTLESAVTEIQGEMVLWIFQEYTPIAKMITESSIITLNDGDNGMFRGKLQMNNQTGSLTIRDIRTEHSGLYLLEFHGLGVTSRKFQVTVTPLPVPVISKNSSLSSSSKCVLLCSSVNMRDLSLSWYKGNSLLSSISVSDLNISLSLHLVVEYQDTNTYRCVLNNTITNQTQHLNITDVCGFIPLASGKQPIYHWVIPVCVVALLAIIMAVYGVCYFKSGEAGQRDQPTQEELIHLNNVTGQRSTQEADLQSSQISVDVVDEPTNGQMSNQEADSQSTPNPEKAGDQSTGGGIRVHKDSVKKINKTEGDSIMLKPDDAITEEDEIFWKFAKHKECHHTVQFEIIAEWMKTNGEKLISNRFKDRFQLDNRTGLLTITNLNTEDTGYYKVQISDKNTKIFHVVVHARVSIQRIHTTDDKTIWVTL, encoded by the exons GAGTGTTTGATGAAGAGATCCAGGAACAGAGGAATGTTGATGTGACTCtatcagtgatggagggagtaACTGTGACTCTTGAATCTGCTGTTACTGAAATACAGGGTGAAATGGTACTTTGGATATTTCAAGAATACACTCCCATAGCTAAGATGATTACAGAGTCAAGTATAATAACTTTAAATGATGGTGATAATGGGATGTTTCGAGGCAAACTACAGATGAACAATCAGACTGGATCTCTTACCATCAGAGACATCAGAACTGAACACTCTGGACTTTATCTTCTAGAGTTTCATGGTCTTGGGGTTACATCCAGGAAATTCCAAGTTACTGTCA ctcctctaccTGTTCCTGTCATCAGCAAAAACTCTTCATTATCATCAAgttcaaaatgtgtgttgttgtgttcaTCAGTGAATATGAGAGATTTGAGTCTCTCTTGGtacaaaggaaacagtttattgtccagcatcagtgtgtctgatctcaacatcagTCTCTCTCTACATCTGGTGGTGGAATATcaggatacaaacacatacagatgtgtactcaacaataccatcacaaaccaaactcaacatctcaacatcacTGATGTCTGTGGCTTCATTCCTTTAG CTTCTGGTAAACAGCCAATTTATCATTGGGTAATACCTGTTTGTGTTGTGGCCTTGCTGGCAATAATTATGGCTGTGTATGGTGTCTGCTATTTCAAGTCTGGTGAAGCAGGTCAAAGag accAACCCACTCAAGAAGAGCTAATCCATCTAAATAATG tgACAGGTCAAAGGTCAACCCAGGAGGCAGATTTACAAAGCA GCCAAATATCGGTGGATGTAGTTGATGAGCCAACTAATG GTCAAATGTCAAATCAGGAAGCAGACTCACAAAGCA CTCCGAACCCTGAGAAAGCTGGTGATCAGTCAACTGGTG GTGGGATTCGTGTGCATAAAGATTcagtaaagaaaataaataagacAGAGGGAGACTCTATCATGCTAAAGCCTGATGATGCTATAACTGAGGAGGATGAGATATTTTGGAAGTTTGCTAAACATAAAGAATGTCACCATACAGTTCAGTTTGAGATCATAGCTGAATGGATGAAAACGAATGGGGAGAAATTAATAAGTAATAGATTCAAAGACAGATTCCAGCTAGACAATCGGACTGGATTACTAACCATCACTAACCTCAACACTGAAGACACAGGATATTATAAAGTGCAGATCTccgacaaaaacacaaagatattcCATGTTGTTGTTCAT GCAAGAGTGTCAATCCAGAGGATACATACCACTGATGACAAAACAATATGGGTAACTTTATAA
- the LOC129452617 gene encoding uncharacterized protein isoform X4 → MTRRPYQHGDTNFNLYTWIFFQRYISMKNSFFYVLLLLFKKGVFDEEIQEQRNVDVTLSVMEGVTVTLESAVTEIQGEMVLWIFQEYTPIAKMITESSIITLNDGDNGMFRGKLQMNNQTGSLTIRDIRTEHSGLYLLEFHGLGVTSRKFQVTVTPLPVPVISKNSSLSSSSKCVLLCSSVNMRDLSLSWYKGNSLLSSISVSDLNISLSLHLVVEYQDTNTYRCVLNNTITNQTQHLNITDVCGFIPLASGKQPIYHWVIPVCVVALLAIIMAVYGVCYFKSGEAGQRDQPTQEELIHLNNVTGQRSTQEADLQSSQMSNQEADSQSTPNPEKAGDQSTGGGIRVHKDSVKKINKTEGDSIMLKPDDAITEEDEIFWKFAKHKECHHTVQFEIIAEWMKTNGEKLISNRFKDRFQLDNRTGLLTITNLNTEDTGYYKVQISDKNTKIFHVVVHARVSIQRIHTTDDKTIWVTL, encoded by the exons GAGTGTTTGATGAAGAGATCCAGGAACAGAGGAATGTTGATGTGACTCtatcagtgatggagggagtaACTGTGACTCTTGAATCTGCTGTTACTGAAATACAGGGTGAAATGGTACTTTGGATATTTCAAGAATACACTCCCATAGCTAAGATGATTACAGAGTCAAGTATAATAACTTTAAATGATGGTGATAATGGGATGTTTCGAGGCAAACTACAGATGAACAATCAGACTGGATCTCTTACCATCAGAGACATCAGAACTGAACACTCTGGACTTTATCTTCTAGAGTTTCATGGTCTTGGGGTTACATCCAGGAAATTCCAAGTTACTGTCA ctcctctaccTGTTCCTGTCATCAGCAAAAACTCTTCATTATCATCAAgttcaaaatgtgtgttgttgtgttcaTCAGTGAATATGAGAGATTTGAGTCTCTCTTGGtacaaaggaaacagtttattgtccagcatcagtgtgtctgatctcaacatcagTCTCTCTCTACATCTGGTGGTGGAATATcaggatacaaacacatacagatgtgtactcaacaataccatcacaaaccaaactcaacatctcaacatcacTGATGTCTGTGGCTTCATTCCTTTAG CTTCTGGTAAACAGCCAATTTATCATTGGGTAATACCTGTTTGTGTTGTGGCCTTGCTGGCAATAATTATGGCTGTGTATGGTGTCTGCTATTTCAAGTCTGGTGAAGCAGGTCAAAGag accAACCCACTCAAGAAGAGCTAATCCATCTAAATAATG tgACAGGTCAAAGGTCAACCCAGGAGGCAGATTTACAAAGCA GTCAAATGTCAAATCAGGAAGCAGACTCACAAAGCA CTCCGAACCCTGAGAAAGCTGGTGATCAGTCAACTGGTG GTGGGATTCGTGTGCATAAAGATTcagtaaagaaaataaataagacAGAGGGAGACTCTATCATGCTAAAGCCTGATGATGCTATAACTGAGGAGGATGAGATATTTTGGAAGTTTGCTAAACATAAAGAATGTCACCATACAGTTCAGTTTGAGATCATAGCTGAATGGATGAAAACGAATGGGGAGAAATTAATAAGTAATAGATTCAAAGACAGATTCCAGCTAGACAATCGGACTGGATTACTAACCATCACTAACCTCAACACTGAAGACACAGGATATTATAAAGTGCAGATCTccgacaaaaacacaaagatattcCATGTTGTTGTTCAT GCAAGAGTGTCAATCCAGAGGATACATACCACTGATGACAAAACAATATGGGTAACTTTATAA
- the LOC129452617 gene encoding uncharacterized protein isoform X2 — protein sequence MTRRPYQHGDTNFNLYTWIFFQRYISMKNSFFYVLLLLFKKGVFDEEIQEQRNVDVTLSVMEGVTVTLESAVTEIQGEMVLWIFQEYTPIAKMITESSIITLNDGDNGMFRGKLQMNNQTGSLTIRDIRTEHSGLYLLEFHGLGVTSRKFQVTVTPLPVPVISKNSSLSSSSKCVLLCSSVNMRDLSLSWYKGNSLLSSISVSDLNISLSLHLVVEYQDTNTYRCVLNNTITNQTQHLNITDVCGFIPLASGKQPIYHWVIPVCVVALLAIIMAVYGVCYFKSGEAGQRDQPTQEELIHLNNGQRSVNVVDEPNNVTGQRSTQEADLQSSQMSNQEADSQSTPNPEKAGDQSTGGGIRVHKDSVKKINKTEGDSIMLKPDDAITEEDEIFWKFAKHKECHHTVQFEIIAEWMKTNGEKLISNRFKDRFQLDNRTGLLTITNLNTEDTGYYKVQISDKNTKIFHVVVHARVSIQRIHTTDDKTIWVTL from the exons GAGTGTTTGATGAAGAGATCCAGGAACAGAGGAATGTTGATGTGACTCtatcagtgatggagggagtaACTGTGACTCTTGAATCTGCTGTTACTGAAATACAGGGTGAAATGGTACTTTGGATATTTCAAGAATACACTCCCATAGCTAAGATGATTACAGAGTCAAGTATAATAACTTTAAATGATGGTGATAATGGGATGTTTCGAGGCAAACTACAGATGAACAATCAGACTGGATCTCTTACCATCAGAGACATCAGAACTGAACACTCTGGACTTTATCTTCTAGAGTTTCATGGTCTTGGGGTTACATCCAGGAAATTCCAAGTTACTGTCA ctcctctaccTGTTCCTGTCATCAGCAAAAACTCTTCATTATCATCAAgttcaaaatgtgtgttgttgtgttcaTCAGTGAATATGAGAGATTTGAGTCTCTCTTGGtacaaaggaaacagtttattgtccagcatcagtgtgtctgatctcaacatcagTCTCTCTCTACATCTGGTGGTGGAATATcaggatacaaacacatacagatgtgtactcaacaataccatcacaaaccaaactcaacatctcaacatcacTGATGTCTGTGGCTTCATTCCTTTAG CTTCTGGTAAACAGCCAATTTATCATTGGGTAATACCTGTTTGTGTTGTGGCCTTGCTGGCAATAATTATGGCTGTGTATGGTGTCTGCTATTTCAAGTCTGGTGAAGCAGGTCAAAGag accAACCCACTCAAGAAGAGCTAATCCATCTAAATAATG GTCAGAGATCAGTGAATGTAGTTGATGAGCCAAATAATG tgACAGGTCAAAGGTCAACCCAGGAGGCAGATTTACAAAGCA GTCAAATGTCAAATCAGGAAGCAGACTCACAAAGCA CTCCGAACCCTGAGAAAGCTGGTGATCAGTCAACTGGTG GTGGGATTCGTGTGCATAAAGATTcagtaaagaaaataaataagacAGAGGGAGACTCTATCATGCTAAAGCCTGATGATGCTATAACTGAGGAGGATGAGATATTTTGGAAGTTTGCTAAACATAAAGAATGTCACCATACAGTTCAGTTTGAGATCATAGCTGAATGGATGAAAACGAATGGGGAGAAATTAATAAGTAATAGATTCAAAGACAGATTCCAGCTAGACAATCGGACTGGATTACTAACCATCACTAACCTCAACACTGAAGACACAGGATATTATAAAGTGCAGATCTccgacaaaaacacaaagatattcCATGTTGTTGTTCAT GCAAGAGTGTCAATCCAGAGGATACATACCACTGATGACAAAACAATATGGGTAACTTTATAA
- the LOC129452617 gene encoding uncharacterized protein isoform X1 — protein MTRRPYQHGDTNFNLYTWIFFQRYISMKNSFFYVLLLLFKKGVFDEEIQEQRNVDVTLSVMEGVTVTLESAVTEIQGEMVLWIFQEYTPIAKMITESSIITLNDGDNGMFRGKLQMNNQTGSLTIRDIRTEHSGLYLLEFHGLGVTSRKFQVTVTPLPVPVISKNSSLSSSSKCVLLCSSVNMRDLSLSWYKGNSLLSSISVSDLNISLSLHLVVEYQDTNTYRCVLNNTITNQTQHLNITDVCGFIPLASGKQPIYHWVIPVCVVALLAIIMAVYGVCYFKSGEAGQRDQPTQEELIHLNNGQRSVNVVDEPNNVTGQRSTQEADLQSSQISVDVVDEPTNGQMSNQEADSQSTPNPEKAGDQSTGGGIRVHKDSVKKINKTEGDSIMLKPDDAITEEDEIFWKFAKHKECHHTVQFEIIAEWMKTNGEKLISNRFKDRFQLDNRTGLLTITNLNTEDTGYYKVQISDKNTKIFHVVVHARVSIQRIHTTDDKTIWVTL, from the exons GAGTGTTTGATGAAGAGATCCAGGAACAGAGGAATGTTGATGTGACTCtatcagtgatggagggagtaACTGTGACTCTTGAATCTGCTGTTACTGAAATACAGGGTGAAATGGTACTTTGGATATTTCAAGAATACACTCCCATAGCTAAGATGATTACAGAGTCAAGTATAATAACTTTAAATGATGGTGATAATGGGATGTTTCGAGGCAAACTACAGATGAACAATCAGACTGGATCTCTTACCATCAGAGACATCAGAACTGAACACTCTGGACTTTATCTTCTAGAGTTTCATGGTCTTGGGGTTACATCCAGGAAATTCCAAGTTACTGTCA ctcctctaccTGTTCCTGTCATCAGCAAAAACTCTTCATTATCATCAAgttcaaaatgtgtgttgttgtgttcaTCAGTGAATATGAGAGATTTGAGTCTCTCTTGGtacaaaggaaacagtttattgtccagcatcagtgtgtctgatctcaacatcagTCTCTCTCTACATCTGGTGGTGGAATATcaggatacaaacacatacagatgtgtactcaacaataccatcacaaaccaaactcaacatctcaacatcacTGATGTCTGTGGCTTCATTCCTTTAG CTTCTGGTAAACAGCCAATTTATCATTGGGTAATACCTGTTTGTGTTGTGGCCTTGCTGGCAATAATTATGGCTGTGTATGGTGTCTGCTATTTCAAGTCTGGTGAAGCAGGTCAAAGag accAACCCACTCAAGAAGAGCTAATCCATCTAAATAATG GTCAGAGATCAGTGAATGTAGTTGATGAGCCAAATAATG tgACAGGTCAAAGGTCAACCCAGGAGGCAGATTTACAAAGCA GCCAAATATCGGTGGATGTAGTTGATGAGCCAACTAATG GTCAAATGTCAAATCAGGAAGCAGACTCACAAAGCA CTCCGAACCCTGAGAAAGCTGGTGATCAGTCAACTGGTG GTGGGATTCGTGTGCATAAAGATTcagtaaagaaaataaataagacAGAGGGAGACTCTATCATGCTAAAGCCTGATGATGCTATAACTGAGGAGGATGAGATATTTTGGAAGTTTGCTAAACATAAAGAATGTCACCATACAGTTCAGTTTGAGATCATAGCTGAATGGATGAAAACGAATGGGGAGAAATTAATAAGTAATAGATTCAAAGACAGATTCCAGCTAGACAATCGGACTGGATTACTAACCATCACTAACCTCAACACTGAAGACACAGGATATTATAAAGTGCAGATCTccgacaaaaacacaaagatattcCATGTTGTTGTTCAT GCAAGAGTGTCAATCCAGAGGATACATACCACTGATGACAAAACAATATGGGTAACTTTATAA